In Candidatus Obscuribacterales bacterium, the genomic stretch CATCAAGCACCACCATCGTGATGATGGGAATATTTTTATCCATGTCAAAGAGCTGGACAGTGCCTACGAGTTTGCGATCGCGGATGATGGCCCTGGCATTGATCCCAAGTATCACAGTAAAATCTTTACCATTTTTCAAACCCTTAAATCACGAGACGTAAACGAAAGTACCGGCATCGGTCTAGCTATTGTCAAAAAAATCATTGAAGCTGAAGGATGCAGTATTTGGCTCAAATCCCAGGAGCAGGAGGGCTGCACCATTTATTTCACCTGGCCCAAAGCCATCATCCGCCCATCCTCGTAGAATGCGTTGTTAGCGCCAGCGTAACGCATTGAAGATTAATAAGATGGTGCGTTACGGCTTTGCCTAACAGCATTCTACGGTTGCACAATCATCTCTAAGGTATACGACTAACTTGGGTGGCGAAATTCTCCGATCGCGTTGGAGATAACTCTCTGGCTTTAAGGATGGCTGCGCCCAGGAAGGCGTAGGACAGGACGCCAATCACGGCTAATAGGAAAAAGTTAAAGCTACCGATCGCATTCCAGAGGGCATGGAGCAAGGATGAACTTAGGTAGCCAATGGCGAGGATTGTCCAGCGACTGCGGGGCTTGAGGACACTGAGACCAATAAAGTAACCAAAGTAGCCACTGTAGGCCATATGTCCCGCGATGGAACCTAGGATGCGGGGAATCAGTAGATGCAGACCCACAAGCTGCCCTAGATCTTGCCCTGCCTGCATGGAAACGCTGTTAATAATATCTGGCACATATTGCCCTAGAGTTTCGATCAGGGTAAACCCAGCCGCTGATGCTACGCCGATTAAGATGCCGTCCAGCGGTTCTCGAACTCCCCACTGTTCTCGCTGGGGCGATCGCAGCCGATGACCTAGGGCAACGCCTAGAAAAATAGGAATGGCTTTCAGCAGCTCTTCCATCAAGCCAGCGCCAAAGAACATGCGCACGAGCAGTTCCATGAAGCCGATGGATGAGATATCTGGCGGAATACTGCCGGGCAAGATGCCTCGAAATATGAGGATAAATAAGGGTAAAACTGGACTTAGGAGCAGCAGGACGGTCATGAGGGCGGAGCCGATGAGCAGCCACCAGGGTTTTGTCTTGCCGCACAGTAAGTAGACAAAGTAGTAGGCTCCGCTAGATAGGTAAACTGCTAACACTAGGTTGAACAGTCCTGGCGCACCGTTGGCTAGGAACAAGAGCACCACGAAGGAGACGGTGATCACGCCGGGGATGAGGTAGGCTTTGCTGCTGAGTTCGCGACCTTTGGACACGATGGGCAGGAGCTGGCTAAGGCTGAGGGCATCGGCGTCGGATTGCGAGGCAACGGGGTCTGGCACGGGCGGGCGGCTGGTGCCCATGTTGCCGGTGCGGTGGTTGCCGGATGGTACGGTTCCTCTAGGTGTGGTGGTTGCTTCGAAGATAAATTCTGGCCCGTTGCGCCCCA encodes the following:
- a CDS encoding ATP-binding protein, with protein sequence IKHHHRDDGNIFIHVKELDSAYEFAIADDGPGIDPKYHSKIFTIFQTLKSRDVNESTGIGLAIVKKIIEAEGCSIWLKSQEQEGCTIYFTWPKAIIRPSS
- a CDS encoding PrsW family glutamic-type intramembrane protease, with product MTGAYPAILRHLNTGQSSDPVYTLSPDFTVGREPKLCQLVLDSARYGEVSRQHLKFQAIADVDGAAWQACDLNSANGTYINQQPLVGCQTLQTGDRIRLGRNGPEFIFEATTTPRGTVPSGNHRTGNMGTSRPPVPDPVASQSDADALSLSQLLPIVSKGRELSSKAYLIPGVITVSFVVLLFLANGAPGLFNLVLAVYLSSGAYYFVYLLCGKTKPWWLLIGSALMTVLLLLSPVLPLFILIFRGILPGSIPPDISSIGFMELLVRMFFGAGLMEELLKAIPIFLGVALGHRLRSPQREQWGVREPLDGILIGVASAAGFTLIETLGQYVPDIINSVSMQAGQDLGQLVGLHLLIPRILGSIAGHMAYSGYFGYFIGLSVLKPRSRWTILAIGYLSSSLLHALWNAIGSFNFFLLAVIGVLSYAFLGAAILKARELSPTRSENFATQVSRIP